Proteins from a genomic interval of Plutella xylostella chromosome 24, ilPluXylo3.1, whole genome shotgun sequence:
- the LOC105392603 gene encoding paramyosin produces the protein MFSFFRKKTAGKPEPVAETPEASRNIPKDDAAAAVAARAPRQHHDVTNEKTNTQKDVVNLLIPQTVYNQKSSSGGIFHNIMAGKKKRNRKNNQLSRAQSCREISPQKETQDVSLQRSRAELDSTYKQCEVTRSADDVSAPTDAKNTSDDAPDHADFVKALVLQKYANKSPIEAKKQHVSLVYVSDEPNLEEKQRAETLLREIAKSIDCTIDKLNAEKELMGATDSKAVDKKNSRNDALYHNEPLYETIDDRDEDGQIRAFKDDLKEELQKLLKKQNEEADNMKGEQHKNDGNDSEVFESPVSIKKSNLKPPRSDTEGCSDDDRSDCGKKRVTFRKRIVFDDGDEQTDNEVDSSFESLTSSEEEESAEEDNEVPDNDERLGGVTVSRNENDNKTVIENINDTDTGQQADIKITIEGSDDDDDKCKRISSDNSDSGFLEISDKNNGSSEDLSSEVKTLVASESESEVSESEITDSDSEEIIEIIEEIVEEDYEEDKPEFKDAVDTQKSLVSQESKFASQVASLTQLADSRVGEAENARLLIAQCRKEIEAKDHEIERLKCSLASAYKESELVRQRSRSLEEELSAARTCSADLAHQLSNKNDEELRQLRSELEDALTRRAELESRVLSLERERDRLEQDKRLQEQRAAEALATAESNTTKWRLAHEAARSQAAARAERMLADCEWKMRELEKRARDAERVKGELEESLEKAKNEKPEPSQAHMAELQQLRGLATEQQRSVQALTMQLQRVETREEALKLEVHRLKELLDRETTVSRDKEERHALAIARLEQQHSKNLETFKAEQTAAAASSRAAMERAHADRTRTALAQLRADAEKDAKNADRKLREVTTRFENLKELLATKTAQFESDIAEAHSKADWELMQLRHMLDKADITYANNMDKANEKFEKEKERLIEEWSAKVEAVEEEAATAQEEAKKLLETTRMKLIAEKNDIINKLKEQHRQEMDDQWERFMSDKENCLARMKAECRQEGEEDRVKREKELLEELAELKAQIQSKDTDYNQLANKADAVGRTLAVTEQELREALAREKDLRERRSEDQGRIKQVERASMDQIEHLTRKCACLRKLFDDMRAKLMERERKAEVEAKAREKELVHLRAEVARLTKLLMEQSAPKLGARTRADGCENAPHIDETSLTKTSTPADALQNPPRRKGGTRTSELTRKRTLPNLPLLPPEARLTAVDIQDGRRRANSVDLPAVQVPGRIKQLEQKGFKLD, from the exons ATGTTCAGCTTCTTCCGAAAGAAAACCGCGGGAAAGCCCGAGCCCGTGGCGGAAACACCCGAAGCGTCCCGAAATATCCCGAAGGatgacgccgccgccgcagtcgccgcgcgcgcgcctaGACAACACCATGATGTAACGAACGAAAAAACGAACACACAAAAAGATGTAGTCAACCTCCTCATACCGCAGACTGTCTACAATCAAAAGTCTAGCAGCGGCGGCATTTTCCACAACATCATGGCGGGGAAAAAGAAGAGGAACAGGAAAAACAATCAACTGTCGCGCGCTCAGTCCTGTCGGGAGATCTCGCCACAGAAAGAGACGCAGGATGTGAGTTTGCAGCGAAGTCGCGCCGAACTGGACAGCACGTACAAACAGTGCGAGGTGACTCGCAGCGCGGACGACGTCAGCGCACCCACGGACGCCAAAAATACATCCGACGACGCACCCGACCACGCCGACTTCGTAAAAGCTTTGGTCCTGCAGAAATACGCAAATAAATCACCGATCGAAGCGAAGAAGCAGCACGTGTCGCTCGTCTACGTGTCTGATGAGCCGAATTTAGAGGAGAAACAACGCGCCGAGACATTGCTCCGCGAGATCGCCAAGAGCATAGACTGCACCATCGACAAATTAAATGCCGAGAAAGAGCTAATGGGGGCGACGGACAGCAAGGCCGTGGACAAGAAAAATAGCCGCAATGACGCCCTGTATCACAATGAACCGCTGTACGAAACCATAGATGATAGGGACGAGGACGGCCAGATTAGAGCATTCAAAGATGACTTGAAAGAGGAATTACAAAAGCTTCTCAAGAAGCAAAATGAGGAAGCGGATAATATGAAGGGCGAACAGCACAAAAATGATGGAAACGATTCCGAAGTATTTGAATCTCCAGTTAGTATAAAGAAATCTAATCTCAAACCTCCTCGATCAGACACTGAAGGTTGTTCAGACGACGACAGGTCGGATTGCGGGAAGAAACGGGTTACATTCAGAAAACGTATAGTTTTTGATGACGGTGACGAACAGACCGACAACGAAGTGGACTCGTCGTTCGAATCTCTTACCTCTTCCGAAGAAGAAGAGTCAGCGGAAGAGGATAATGAGGTTCCCGACAACGATGAGAGGCTCGGAGGAGTTACAGTCAGCAGAAACGAAAACGACAACAAAACTGTGATAGAAAATATAAACGACACAGACACCGGTCAACAAGCCGACATCAAAATCACAATAGAGGGCAGTGACGATGATGACGATAAGTGTAAGAGGatttccagtgacaatagtgATAGTGGATTCTTAGAGATAAGTGATAAAAACAATGGGTCAAGTGAAGACCTGAGCAGTGAAGTGAAAACTCTAGTCGCGAGTGAGAGTGAGAGTGAAGTGAGTGAGAGCGAGATTACGGATAGTGACAGTGAGGAAATAATTGAGATTATTGAGGAGATAGTTGAGGAAGACTACGAAGAGGACAAGCCTGAATTCAAAGATGCAGTTGATACGCA GAAGTCGCTGGTGTCGCAGGAGAGCAAGTTCGCGTCGCAGGTGGCTTCGCTGACGCAGCTAGCGGACTCCCGCGTCGGGGAGGCCGAGAACGCCAGGCTCCTGATCGCACAGTGCCGCAAGGAGATCGAGGCGAAGGACCATGAGATTGAAC GCCTCAAATGCTCGCTGGCATCAGCCTACAAGGAGTCGGAGCTGGTGCGCCAGCGCAGCCGCTCCCTGGAGGAGGAACTGTCGGCTGCCAGAACCTGCAGCGCGGACCTCGCCCACCAGCTCAGTAATAAGAACG ATGAAGAACTAAGACAGCTGCGCTCAGAACTAGAAGATGCTCTCACGAGGCGAGCGGAGCTGGAGTCCAGGGTGCTGTCGCTGGAGCGAGAGAGAGATAGATTGGAGCAGGACAAGAGATTGCAGGAGCAACGGGCGGCGGAG GCACTAGCAACAGCAGAATCGAACACGACAAAATGGCGTCTCGCCCACGAGGCGGCGCGGtcgcaggcggcggcgcgggccgaGCGCATGCTGGCAGACTGCGAGTGGAAGATGAGGGAACTGGAGAAGAGGGCCAGGGACGCGGAGAGGGTGAAGGGGGAG CTAGAAGAATCCCTCGAAAAGGCCAAGAATGAGAAGCCCGAGCCCTCCCAAGCCCACATGGCCGAACTACAACAACTACGCGGGCTGGCCACAGAACAACAACGCTCGGTGCAAGCGCTGACGATGCAGCTGCAACGAGTGGAGACCAGAGAGGAGGCGTTGAAGCTGGAGGTGCATAGGCTGAAGGAGTTGTTGGATAGAGAGACCACGGTTAGCCGGGATAAGGAGGAGAGGCATGCGCTG GCCATAGCCCGTCTGGAACAGCAGCACAGCAAGAACCTGGAGACATTCAAGGCGGAACAGACAGCAGCCGCCGCGTCCTCCCGCGCCGCCATGGAGCGCGCTCATGCTGACAGGACCAGGACCGCCCTGGCGCAGTTGCGGGCTGATGCGGAGAAAGACGCTAAGAATGCTGACAGGAAACTTCGGGAGGTCACGACGAGG TTCGAAAACTTAAAAGAGTTGCTGGCAACAAAAACGGCTCAATTCGAGAGCGACATCGCCGAAGCACACAGCAAGGCTGACTGGGAGCTGATGCAGCTCAGGCACATGCTGGACAAAGCTGACATCACGTACGCTAACAACATGGACAAAGCCAACGAGAAGTTTGAGAAGGAGAAAG AACGTCTAATTGAAGAATGGTCTGCGAAAGTGGAAGCCGTAGAGGAGGAAGCAGCAACAGCCCAGGAAGAAGCCAAAAAACTGCTCGAAACAACACGAATGAAACTCATTGCAGAGAAAAACGATATCATTAACAAATTAAAGGAACAGCATAGACAGGAAATGG ATGATCAATGGGAAAGATTTATGTCAGACAAAGAGAACTGCTTGGCACGAATGAAAGCCGAATGCAGACAAGAAGGAGAAGAAGATAGAGTCAAAAGAGAGAAAGAGTTACTGGAAGAACTCGCAG AGTTGAAGGCACAGATACAGTCTAAAGACACAGATTATAACCAGCTCGCTAATAAAGCAGACGCGGTTGGAAGAACGTTAGCGGTCACGGAACAAGAACTCAG AGAGGCGCTGGCTCGAGAGAAGGACCTTCGGGAGCGGCGCTCGGAAGACCAGGGCCGCATCAAGCAGGTGGAGCGAGCCTCCATGGACCAGATCGAGCATTTGACCAGGAAGTGCGCGTGTTTGAGGAAACT TTTCGACGACATGCGAGCCAAGCTCATGGAGCGCGAGCGGAAGGCGGAAGTAGAAGCGAAGGCCAGAGAGAAGGAGCTCGTGCACCTGCGCGCCGAAGTCGCCAGGCTCACCAAGCTGCTTATGGAGCAGAG